TACAATTACGTTTCAGAACCTTGGACAGCTCCTCTAGGTGCGAGCCCCACTACGCTGCGAGCCCCCCTATACGCCCCCTTCTCAACCATTCACACTTACAATAATATTtactgcggtgtgtgtgtgtgtgtgtttgtgtgtgtgcgcgtgcgtgcatgCGAGAGTTTCGGAAGCGCCTGTCCGAAATTTTTAAGGAAAAGTTGCGCGCGAGGCAAGCCGCAGTGGGAGGGGCGGGAAGCTGCCGCATTTTTCTGAATGAAATTACTCTACAGGAGCCCCCCATCCCACCCCACACTCCGGTCTCTCCGAGCGCCTCATTGGCTAAAGCCTGCCATCACTGACGTCAGTCAGACCTTCCCTAGTGAAGGAACATTCGCGCAGGAGATCCATCCAGTCATTCCGGTGTTCACCACCGGAGAAACGGAGACAACCTAATCGCAAGGAGGATATGTTATTACTCTGATGGGGACAGACAAGCCTTACTGAGATATTACCGACCATCGATATACCACGAGACAAGCTGGACACAGACAGCATCACGGCATCACAGTTTCCTGGATTCTCTGTCAACAGAGCTGATTTGAAAGAATCGTGATCAAGGTCTTGTTAGAAGGTAAGATcttctgtactgtctgtctgtatgtcagtctgtgtgtgggggcagtgtatgtaaacctcaaTTTATATCAGAGATAACGCATGAGGACATGGATTTCCAAGCTAGTGGGCATCTGTTACACACCACAAGGCACTGTAGGAGAAGAGTGGAGAAGAGACACCAGAAGGGCTGCATTCCAATTCTGTCTTCTCCACCTTCTATCTGGAGTGTGTACTCGTTCACTCCCCCTTGTATATTTAAAAGCATTGGCTAGACATACATATAGGCTAGACAGGGCTTTGTCATCATATATCTCTTACATTTCTTGAGgggagtgaacaagtgcacactttggagagagaagagtagaTATCAGGCAATGAAATTAAATGGTCCCATAGTAATGTGAGGAGCATGCAAAGTCTCTCCTTTGAGATGAACCAGTATCACTGTGGTTCAAGTGCACTACCTCCTGTGCCATAAATGCCCAGACCTTTTGGCAGATGCCGAAGTGGCCTAAGACCCAAGAGAGGAAGCCACTGTAGACTATCGAGATGCAGGACAGGAGACGAGGAAAAGAAGCCActgtagactattgagatgcaggagaggagacgaggaaaATAAGCCActgtagactattgagatgcaggagaagagacgaggagaggaagccactgtagactattgagatgcaggagaagagacgaggagaggaatcTACTGTAGAGTAGATGCAGCACCAGTGCAGGGTGTCTGTCTGCTTCTGTTAAGTAACAATAACAAACCACATGCAGGAACAGAGGGAGACTTGCTACTAGTCTGTGACATTTTTTGTTAacatctctgtcttctctctctctcgctctctctcaggtgTCGTGTGTGTGACTCATGATGACCCAGAATGACTCGGACATCTGGTTCGAGGAGTCTTCAGGTTCAGGGATGACTTCGCCCCTTTCCCAGCTGGACCAATCAGATCCCACAACCATTCCTgaggcctctcctctcagcctatGGGGAGTGGCACTGTGCGTCTCCGGAACCCTCATTGTGTCCGAGAACACCATTGTAGTGGCGGCCATCTTGGCCACGCCTTCTCTCCGTGCTCCTGTCTTCCTGCTCCTCGCCAGCCTGGCATTGGCCGACCTGCTGGCGGGCGTGGCCTTGATCCTgcacttcctcttcctgttctgtGTGGAGCCCACGGATTGGTCAGATCTGATGACGTCAGGGCTTCTGGCGACATCACTGACCGCCTCCCTCCTCAGCCTGATGGGCGTGGCGCTGGACCGTTATCTGTCCCTAAGCCACGCCCTCACCTACGGCTCCCGCCACTCGCGTCGATGCGCCGCTGGTCTGCTAGCACTCGTCTGGCTGGGGTCATGTCTGATCGGCTTGGGCCCAATCCTGGGGTGGCACTGCCTCAATGACATCACATCCTGTTCCGTGGCGCGACCCCTGACCCGGACGTACCTGTCGTTGCTTTGTGGCGGCTTCCTGCTGGTCATCATGGTAACGCTGCAGCTATACACCGGGATCTGCCGCGTCGCTAGGCGGCACGCCCATGCCATCGCCACGCAGAGGCACTTCCTGCCTGACGACCAATCGTACAACAGCAAGCACGGGGGCCGGGGGAAGGGCCTATCTCGGCTGTTGTTAGTCCTCGGAGTGTTTGTCAGCTGCTGGACGCCCTTCGCCCTTTACGGTTTGCTGGGCGACGCATCTAGCTCGCCCCTGTATACGTACGCTACGTTAGTGCCGGCTGCAGGGAACTCTCTGCTCAACCCTCTGCTGTATAGCCTGAGGAACAGAGACATACGCAAGGTGCTGCTGCATGCCTGCtgtcctcacagacacacacacaacacacacaggcctGTTGACGTGTAGGATGgagacacacatggacacacacatattGTCCCATATAACTGTAACGCATACAAATAGCACATCCTCATCATCACTTGCACTTCAGATAAGAAGCAATCAGAATGTACTGTTCCAGAAGGCAGCCATCTTGGAGTCAGCTGGAATAAGCTCTGTCATTGGCTGTGAGACCTGATGTACTGTATCATTTCATAATGTGCCTCATCCTCAACTAACATGAAGACAATCCACTCTGATGCAATCACAGAGGTGCAACTATCGTAATTAATCTGGGTCCTTGGTGGGACTATACTATGCTGCTGTCGGTGATCCGAAGGTCAAATGTAGAGTAACTTGAAGGACTCTTAAACTCTTATAAAGGGTTTGCACTAATACTGTAAAAGGCACCTCAACTATCTCTGAAAAGGTTTGAGTTTGCCAATGttttttcaaataaaatgtatgaATGTTGTCATTTTCTACTTCCTAAATAAAAACTACTTTATTTTGAACTAAAAGTGAAGTGGAGTCTCCTTCTTTCTATACGCAcgcatgcatgcgcacacacacacagatgtactTGACTTAAGCCTGTTGACAATTGTCCTGCATCTCGGTTTGGAGCAAGTTTTCCCAGGTCACACCAGTTGAGGCCGCTCTCAGTCATTTCTGCCTGGACTTTCTGGGTTTCTGGGTCGCCCTCTGTTCCTTTTTCCCTGTGGGTTCCATTTCAACCACTGGGACAGATGTCATTtaaacgtctattccacgttggttcgatgtaatttcattgaaatggtTCAACCAGTGGGCAGGGACTGGCGAGTGATGATGGTGGTCGGTTTCTGAAGGGTGTCCAGCTCCACTCATCTTTTTATTTTTCAGGAGGATCTTGAACATGGTGGATGACTGTAAAGCTGAAAAATGTGGACCTGTGGGAGAAGCCATTGACCTACACAAACGTTTTAAATATTTTCTATGAATCCACAAATCACATTACAGTTGAGAAGGATTCAACCATTTCATAGGTAATGGATATACAACACAAgatgttggtggcaccttaactgggggaggacgggctcgtggtaacggctggagcagaataagtagaatggtatcaaatacattgcCATTTCCTTCatcgttccagccattattatgagccatcctcccctcagtagcctccactgatatacagtATTGACACATGGTTACAGAAAGATTCTTGTTCTCCATTCAGAAAGGCTACCCATGACACCTGACACAGAGCAGTACCTCGCTAGCTGCTTTGCCTTTTTCCTATGCAGGCCTGCAAGCTGAAGGCCACGCACTGTCAGCCTATGTACATGGCCAAGACTCCCAAATATCAGCACTACAAGTTTACACTGATAACCTGGTATGTCAGCAACTTGTCAGCAAAGGCCTGCTCCACTTACGGGTGAAAATAGCAACCCACTTCCAATATGAGCACTTCCCTCCGGCCTCTCTCACAACAACACTATCTGAAcccctccctctggcctcccTCCAGCACCTCCCTCCGGCCTCTCTCACAACAACACTATCTGAAcccctccctctggcctcccTCCAGCACCTCCCTCCGGCCTCTCTCACAACAACACTATCTGAACCCCTCCCACTGGCCTCCCTCCAGCACCTCCCTCCAGCCTCAATCACAACAACACTATCTGAACTCCTCCCTCTGGCCTCCCTCCAGCACCTCCCTCCAGCCTCAATCACAACAACACTATCTGAAcccctccctctggcctcccTCCAGCACTTCCCTCCGGCCTCTCTCACAACAACACTATCTGAAcccctccctctggcctccctccagtacctccctCCGGCCTCTCTCACAACAACACTATCTGAAcccctccctctggcctcccTCCAGCACCTCCCTCCGGCCTCTCTCACAACAACACTATCTGAAcccctccctctggcctccctccagtacctccctCCGGCCTCTCTCACAACAACACTATCTGAAcccctccctctggcctcccTCCAGCACCTCCCTCCAGCCTCAATCACAACAACACTATCTGAACCCCTCCCTCCGGCCTCCCTCACAACAACACTATCTGAAcccctccctctggcctcccTCCAGCACCTCCCTCCGGCCTCCCTCACAACAACACTATCTGAAcccctccctctggcctccctccagtacctccctCCGGCCTCCCTCACAACAACACTATCTGAAcccctccctctggcctcccACCAGCACCTCCCTCCGGCCTCCCTCACAACAACACTATCTGAAcccctccctctggcctcccTACAGCACCTCCCTCCAGCCTCCCCCACAGCAACAACAACATCTGACATATTTGGTATACAAGAAAACATCATCAACATGCAGGAATATGCACTGATGGTGTTACTGCCTATCTCACCTCATTAACTATCAGGTTGACAAAGTGGGCATGTCCAACGATGTATACGTCCTTGTATGAACAGCAACCACTAACAATATGTGAAACAGACTCCATTACATTTGACTCATGTAAGATACAAAACGGATCATGGTTTGCAGGGTACCAGAGTGCTAGGTTGTATTTTGTTGGTAGAACCTGAAGCCTTAACAGTGGTGTGAGTGTCCTTGCCAATAGCAGCTTTCTGGTACATGGGATGGTAGCTGGTGGGTGGAGAGAACAAGTTGAAGAGCTTGACCATGAGTATTCAATCAGGCTTGATATGATTGACATTTCCCCTCTGCCTGTGGTCATGAAGCTAAAGGCTGTGAGAGAAGTGGCTTTAGCAAAGGTTCAACATCTGTTTGCCAATGTGCATATCCCACAGAAGGTTTTAAGGGAAATAAAGTGGTGAGAAAGTGTCTatccctaaacacacacaccacacgtgAAGTTATTTTCCTGAGCCCAAAAAAGGGAGGGGTTTGGGTGTCTTGAATGGAGGATTTAAATATTTATAACCCAGTGTGAATATTCATGATGTTCTCTGTGAAGTGTCagaacacacatgcatacacacataggGCGCCTTCCTCAATTAAGGCGAGGCGATGCAACAACCAATGGGCGAACTCTACCGGTTCACGCATAGACCAAAAAAGGTAtccagagacagaagagaaagcGAGACACCCCTCTCAAAAGTTATTTTCTGGTTCAATGAAAGTTCAATGAAAGTCAATGAACTAAGTAGACCAGACCCAGCCGTGGTCATAATCTTAGAGCATGAATATAAAATGCTAATATCTTCAGCTGTGAGTGATGACAAAAATTGGCCTTGGTGACAATTTAAATAATTTTGGAATTTGACTTCTCTGTGGGATCGTCTCTATTGGAATTGTCTTTTTCGGCCAGGATTTAGTTAAACTGCAGCACTGAAGCAATACTGTAGGTGTAGTCGAAAGCGTGCTTCCAGACTGGAACCTTGGGCCCTTGGTCTCAACCGCCGAGCTCATGCAGCAACGCTGCTCAATGACCAAAATATTTTTTGGCGGAAAAACAGAGCGGAGCATCAATAGTTATGCTAATTATCTACATTTACGTTGGAGGTGTGAATTGCATGCCATTATCACTGCTATGTGACAGGTAGCCTAGAATCCACATTAGCCTAGCCATTAGCCTAGCCATTAGCCTAGCCTAGCCATTAGCCCAAACAAAGAAAACAATGTTTGTGCATCCAGGTATACTTATATGGGTGAATCAACTTATTTTTATAGACATTATTTCATATGATTTAATACATGTTATTAACAAAGTTTGCTCCATTTGAAGTATAAATAAGTGATAATGCCGAGAagccgtgtttggaggatatattttCACGGGTGTTGTCATCGAGGGccggcaaaccgtgccaatatatcctggCTTCAAACACTGGCTTCAAGGGCATTATCAATTTTatacagggttgggtaggttactttctaaatgtaattcattacagttactagttacgtgttaaattgtaatcagtaacataaCTTTTGGACTTCCCAAACTcagagtgctcctaatctcagtttgttacattcagttacttttagattactttccccttaagaggcattagaagacaaaaatgtatgttaccaattgaactaCATTTaatgcaggataaatcaatgttaaagtttacatagctggccatatatggatatTACATTTCTCTacatgttctctctactaccgcatggcaagcggtaccggagtgccaagtctaggacaaaaaggcttctcaacagtttttacccccaagccataagactcctgaacaggtaaccaaatggctacccggactatttgcattgtgtgcccccccctcTTTTTAcgatgctgctactctctgtttatcttatatgcatagtcactttaactatacattcatgtacatactacctcaattggcccgaccaaccagtgctcccccgcacattggctaaccaggctatctgcattgtgtcccacccgcCACCCATCAACCCCTCTTTTACCCTActcctactctctgtttatcatacagtgagggaaaaaagtatttgatcccctgctgattttgtacgtttgcccactgacaaagaaatgatcagtctataattttaatggtaggtttatttgaacagtgagagacagaataacaacaacaaaatccagaaaaacatgTCATAAATGTTATaaatttatttgcattttaatgagggaaataagtatttgaccccctctcaatcagaaagatttctggctcccaggtgtcttttataaggtaacgagctgagattaggagcacactcttaaagggagtgctcctaatctcagtttgttacctgtataaaagacacctgtccacagaagcaatcaatcaatcagattccaaactctccaccatggccaagaccaaagagctctccaaggatgtcagggacaagattgtagacctacacaaggctggaatgggctacaagaccatcgccaagcagctcggtgagaaggtgacaacagttggtgcgaatattcgcaaatggaagaaacacaaaagaactgtcaatctccttcggcctggggctccatgcaagatctcaccttgtggagttgcaatgatcatgagaacggtgaggaatcagcccagaactacacaggaggatcttgtcaatgatctcaaggcagctgggaccatagtcaccaagaaaacaattggtaacacactacgccgtgaaggactgaaatcctgcagcgcacgcaaggtccccatgctcaagaaagcacatatacatgcccatctgaagtttgccaatgaacatctgaataattcagaggacaactgggtgaaagtgttgtggtcagatgagaccaaaatggagctcaactcaactcgctgtgtttggagaaGGAGGAATGCTGCccatgaccccaagaacaccatccccaccgtcaaacatggaggtggaaacattatgggggtgtttttctgctaaggggacaggacaacttcaccgcatcaaagggatgaTGGACAGGGCCATGTTCCATCAAATCCTgagtgagaacctccttccctcagccagggcattgaaaatgggtcgtggatcgGTATTCCAGCCTGACAATGacccaaggcaacaaaggagtggctcaagaagaagcacattaaggtcctggagtggcctagccagtctccaggccTTATTCCCgcagaaaatctgtggagggagctgaaggttcgagttgccaaacgaaaccttaatgacttggagaccatctgcaaagaggagagggacaaaatccctcctgagatgtgggcaaacctggtggccaactacaagaaacgtctgatcTCTGTGATttccaacaagggttttgccaccaagtactaagtcatgttttgcagaggggtcaaatacttatttccctcatccctcactgtctctcactgttca
This window of the Oncorhynchus keta strain PuntledgeMale-10-30-2019 chromosome 20, Oket_V2, whole genome shotgun sequence genome carries:
- the gpr3 gene encoding G protein-coupled receptor 3; the protein is MMTQNDSDIWFEESSGSGMTSPLSQLDQSDPTTIPEASPLSLWGVALCVSGTLIVSENTIVVAAILATPSLRAPVFLLLASLALADLLAGVALILHFLFLFCVEPTDWSDLMTSGLLATSLTASLLSLMGVALDRYLSLSHALTYGSRHSRRCAAGLLALVWLGSCLIGLGPILGWHCLNDITSCSVARPLTRTYLSLLCGGFLLVIMVTLQLYTGICRVARRHAHAIATQRHFLPDDQSYNSKHGGRGKGLSRLLLVLGVFVSCWTPFALYGLLGDASSSPLYTYATLVPAAGNSLLNPLLYSLRNRDIRKVLLHACCPHRHTHNTHRPVDV